One Clostridium sp. CM027 genomic window carries:
- a CDS encoding alpha-amylase family glycosyl hydrolase has protein sequence MEDYKNKNIKIIEIDPYLKPFESDIRIRVDRYTSCKKELLGNNQSFDSFASGDLFYGFHLIKGGWVYREWAPMADALYLIGDFNSWNPQTHPLIRKESGNWEIFLPGVQALKHLSYVKVRVVAKGVSRDRIPLYIKRTMQDPITNDFVGQIWQPDFEFKWRDSEFHVDSELPLFIYEAHVGMSQEKEGMGTFSEFTENILPRIKAAGYNTVQLMAVMQHPYYASFGYQVSNFFAVSSWFGTPEELKALVNAAHLMGIAVLLDLVHSHSIKNIAEGINEFDGTDYQFFHTGVKGNHPAWGTKLFNYGKPEVLHFLLSNIKFWLEEYHFDGYRFDGVSSMLYHHQGLGVVFSDYSKYFSMDTDIEAITYLQFANDLVREVKPNAVTIAEDMSGMPGMCLPVDFGGIGFDYRLSMGVPDLWVKLLKELPDEKWSMCQLWHELTNRRPKEKNIGYSESHDQALVGDKTLMFRLGGKEMYSHMLKSDDNLIINRAVELHKLIRFITITLAGEGYLNFMGNEFGHPEWIDFPREGNNWSYNYARRQWSLMENKDLKYEYLSNFDKEMLILLKTYNVLSATDLQNLWTDDKQNMIAFRKGELVFLFNFNPSASFSEYELPTGEMGEYKIIFNSDETIFGGQHRIATDYIYSAKTLRNKGNKPGIIVYSPSRTVLVLKKVIQMSDPCQAMEG, from the coding sequence ATGGAGGATTATAAAAATAAAAACATCAAAATAATAGAGATTGATCCATATCTCAAGCCGTTTGAAAGTGATATTAGGATTAGAGTGGACCGTTATACATCTTGTAAAAAAGAATTACTTGGTAATAATCAAAGCTTTGACTCTTTTGCGAGTGGCGACTTATTTTACGGGTTCCATTTAATTAAGGGGGGATGGGTTTATAGAGAATGGGCCCCTATGGCTGATGCTCTTTATTTAATTGGCGATTTTAACTCTTGGAATCCTCAAACACATCCATTGATAAGAAAAGAAAGTGGAAATTGGGAGATTTTTTTGCCAGGGGTACAAGCCCTAAAACATTTATCCTATGTTAAGGTAAGGGTAGTGGCTAAAGGTGTATCAAGAGATAGAATTCCTCTTTATATTAAGCGGACGATGCAGGATCCTATTACTAATGATTTTGTAGGACAAATTTGGCAACCAGACTTTGAATTTAAGTGGCGGGATAGTGAATTTCATGTTGATAGCGAATTGCCATTGTTTATATATGAGGCTCATGTAGGTATGTCCCAGGAAAAAGAAGGAATGGGTACTTTTAGCGAGTTTACAGAAAATATTCTTCCAAGAATAAAGGCTGCTGGTTATAATACTGTGCAGCTTATGGCGGTAATGCAACATCCATATTATGCCTCTTTTGGTTATCAAGTATCTAATTTTTTTGCTGTTTCATCTTGGTTTGGAACCCCTGAAGAGCTTAAAGCATTAGTTAATGCTGCCCACCTTATGGGAATTGCGGTATTACTTGATTTAGTACACTCTCATTCAATTAAGAATATAGCTGAGGGGATTAATGAGTTTGACGGAACTGATTATCAATTCTTCCATACTGGAGTTAAGGGGAATCATCCAGCATGGGGTACAAAACTTTTTAATTATGGGAAGCCAGAAGTTCTTCATTTCCTTTTGTCGAATATTAAGTTTTGGCTAGAGGAATACCATTTTGATGGTTATCGATTTGATGGTGTGTCATCGATGTTATATCACCACCAAGGGCTTGGAGTAGTGTTCTCGGATTACAGTAAATACTTTAGTATGGATACGGATATAGAAGCAATTACTTACCTTCAATTTGCTAATGACTTAGTAAGAGAAGTAAAACCTAATGCAGTAACTATTGCAGAGGATATGAGCGGAATGCCTGGAATGTGTCTGCCAGTTGATTTTGGTGGCATTGGCTTCGATTATCGTTTGTCTATGGGAGTGCCTGATCTTTGGGTGAAATTGTTAAAAGAACTGCCAGATGAAAAATGGAGCATGTGTCAGTTGTGGCACGAGTTAACTAATAGACGGCCTAAGGAAAAGAATATAGGGTATTCTGAATCACATGATCAAGCACTTGTAGGTGACAAGACCTTAATGTTCCGTTTAGGCGGAAAGGAAATGTATTCTCACATGCTAAAAAGTGATGATAATTTAATAATAAATAGAGCAGTAGAACTTCATAAACTTATTAGATTTATTACTATAACTTTAGCTGGTGAAGGCTATTTAAATTTCATGGGGAATGAATTTGGTCACCCGGAATGGATTGACTTCCCAAGAGAAGGTAATAATTGGAGTTATAATTACGCAAGAAGACAATGGAGTCTGATGGAAAATAAAGATCTTAAGTATGAATATTTGTCAAATTTTGATAAAGAAATGCTAATTTTATTAAAAACATATAATGTTTTAAGTGCAACAGACCTCCAAAATCTTTGGACTGATGATAAGCAAAATATGATTGCTTTCAGAAAAGGTGAATTAGTATTTTTATTTAATTTTAATCCATCTGCTTCTTTCTCAGAATATGAACTACCTACTGGCGAGATGGGTGAATATAAGATTATCTTTAATAGTGATGAAACGATATTTGGTGGCCAACACAGAATTGCAACAGATTATATATACAGCGCGAAAACATTACGAAATAAGGGGAATAAACCTGGGATTATAGTGTATTCACCTAGTAGAACTGTGCTAGTTCTAAAGAAAGTTATTCAAATGAGTGACCCCTGCCAGGCAATGGAAGGGTAG
- a CDS encoding iron ABC transporter permease, producing the protein MTFIENKSYYRRVFAVGVFLLLIVMIVATNFGVADISLKQTALIIISKIPILNNSVSLDGINPTSAIILVKLRLPRIILSCLVGAALSVVGTSFQGIFKNPMADPFILGVSSGAALGATITMVFLNEINFLGMSMVAFNAFVGAIITTFLVYNIARVGTKVPVTTLLLSGVAINYLLSSIISLMMTFNRDNIEKIVMWTMGSFSTAGYHEVILLFIIVVPSILFIFTFSRDLNIMVLGEESARSLGVDVNGLKKYILLISTLMVAAVVSVSGIIGFVGLIVPHSIRMIFGPDNRVVIPFSALGGAIFLIICDTLARAVVPPSEIPVGIITSIFGVPFFIYLLYRTKKKAM; encoded by the coding sequence ATGACGTTTATAGAAAATAAGAGTTATTATCGACGAGTTTTTGCAGTAGGGGTATTTTTACTCCTAATTGTAATGATTGTAGCAACAAATTTTGGGGTAGCAGATATTTCTTTAAAACAGACAGCCCTAATTATTATAAGCAAAATTCCAATATTAAATAACAGTGTATCCTTAGATGGAATTAATCCTACATCTGCAATCATATTGGTAAAGTTAAGACTTCCTAGAATCATTTTATCCTGTTTAGTAGGAGCAGCACTTTCAGTGGTTGGTACCTCTTTTCAGGGTATTTTCAAAAATCCAATGGCAGATCCATTTATTCTCGGAGTTTCATCAGGGGCTGCACTTGGGGCCACTATAACCATGGTTTTTCTTAATGAAATCAATTTTTTAGGGATGAGCATGGTGGCATTCAATGCTTTTGTAGGTGCTATAATAACTACTTTTCTGGTTTATAATATTGCGAGAGTCGGTACTAAAGTTCCAGTTACCACACTTTTACTATCGGGTGTTGCCATAAATTATTTATTATCATCCATTATTTCATTAATGATGACCTTTAATAGAGATAATATTGAAAAAATAGTTATGTGGACGATGGGAAGTTTTTCAACGGCTGGATATCACGAGGTAATTTTACTGTTTATAATAGTAGTTCCCTCAATTTTATTTATTTTTACATTTTCAAGAGATCTGAATATCATGGTTCTTGGAGAAGAGAGTGCTAGAAGTCTTGGTGTAGATGTAAATGGATTAAAAAAGTATATACTTTTAATAAGTACTTTGATGGTGGCAGCAGTCGTATCTGTAAGTGGAATAATTGGATTTGTAGGTCTTATAGTGCCGCACTCTATTAGAATGATTTTTGGACCAGATAATAGGGTGGTTATACCATTTTCTGCACTTGGGGGAGCTATATTTTTAATAATTTGCGATACGCTTGCAAGAGCAGTAGTGCCTCCATCAGAAATACCAGTAGGAATTATTACTTCAATTTTTGGAGTTCCATTTTTTATATATTTATTATATAGAACAAAGAAGAAGGCGATGTAA
- a CDS encoding O-antigen ligase family protein: protein MGILVLLTIISPYTTIIPLLYMIYMVLFKKIKIDKNYWNIGLCLLFIWSLIVGVINYSFTSIVASFALFIYLCVSIFLQNYCKNENMVEKIYMHLVFFSLFSAIFGIIEKVLYEYFNFNIWGAFLQSTAQPAVNGRIYSTFGNPNVAGNWFAIMILVGIYFCSIKSKTAKLFYETATILFVIALCLTGSRGAFMGLLFGVFIFYLLKGNKKDIWLFITIFIITAVITFVPPEMLKNLTGHDFDTSFNSRFGIWDGCLKMIKLKPFTGWGIMGITDHGESFMKGYYYATLYHGHNIWITIMTTLGAVGLLIYTYMKINLFRNLKILHAQNCRLVPMLAGIQAVIIGHGLVDFTMIAPQAGLLFIASSAIINALIKQDNIN, encoded by the coding sequence ATGGGCATTTTAGTTTTATTAACAATCATTTCTCCTTATACGACCATAATACCATTATTATATATGATATATATGGTGTTATTTAAAAAAATTAAGATAGATAAAAATTATTGGAATATAGGACTTTGTTTACTATTTATTTGGTCTTTAATAGTAGGAGTTATAAATTATAGTTTTACATCAATTGTTGCATCGTTTGCTCTCTTTATATATCTATGTGTTAGTATTTTTTTGCAAAATTATTGTAAAAATGAAAATATGGTGGAAAAGATATATATGCATTTAGTGTTTTTTTCTCTGTTCTCAGCAATTTTTGGAATTATTGAGAAAGTGTTATATGAGTATTTTAATTTTAATATTTGGGGGGCATTTCTTCAAAGTACAGCTCAGCCAGCAGTTAATGGTAGAATATATAGCACCTTTGGTAATCCTAATGTAGCGGGGAACTGGTTTGCTATAATGATTCTTGTAGGTATTTATTTTTGTAGCATTAAATCAAAAACTGCAAAATTATTTTATGAGACAGCGACAATCCTCTTTGTTATTGCATTGTGTTTAACGGGATCTCGGGGTGCTTTTATGGGGCTATTATTTGGCGTTTTTATATTTTATCTACTTAAAGGTAATAAAAAAGATATATGGCTGTTTATCACAATATTTATAATTACGGCTGTAATTACTTTTGTACCACCAGAAATGCTTAAAAATTTAACCGGACATGATTTCGATACCTCATTCAATAGTCGTTTTGGAATATGGGATGGATGTTTAAAAATGATAAAACTTAAGCCTTTTACGGGTTGGGGTATTATGGGGATAACTGACCATGGAGAAAGCTTCATGAAAGGGTATTATTATGCAACCCTATACCACGGTCACAATATCTGGATTACTATTATGACAACACTTGGAGCTGTTGGGCTTCTCATATATACCTATATGAAAATTAATTTATTCCGAAATTTAAAGATACTTCATGCACAGAATTGTAGATTAGTTCCAATGCTGGCAGGTATTCAAGCTGTAATAATTGGGCATGGACTGGTTGACTTTACAATGATTGCACCACAAGCTGGGTTATTATTTATAGCTAGTTCAGCTATAATAAACGCCCTTATAAAACAAGATAATATCAATTGA
- a CDS encoding PadR family transcriptional regulator, producing the protein MSINKELLKGSTIILILKLIDKKPMYGYEMIKEMEEKSNGVFTLKEGTLYPILHTLEAKGLVVAYWGEGSGKRPRKYYRIMEEGRLSLKAKEEEWTTFRSTVDKILGGAILWT; encoded by the coding sequence ATGTCAATAAACAAGGAACTGTTAAAGGGAAGTACGATAATCCTCATTTTAAAATTAATTGATAAAAAACCAATGTATGGCTATGAAATGATAAAAGAAATGGAAGAAAAATCAAACGGTGTGTTTACATTGAAGGAAGGAACTCTTTATCCAATTCTTCATACCTTGGAGGCAAAAGGATTAGTTGTGGCATATTGGGGTGAGGGTTCTGGAAAACGTCCTAGAAAGTACTACAGGATAATGGAGGAAGGTAGATTATCATTAAAGGCAAAAGAGGAAGAATGGACAACTTTCCGTTCTACAGTTGATAAAATATTAGGGGGGGCTATATTATGGACGTAG
- a CDS encoding glutamate synthase subunit beta has product MGKLYGFKEFKRETANKRPVKDRIKDSKELFIEFPVEKLRQQGARCMECGVPFCNWSCPLGNLIPDWNDMVYKEKWEKAYNRLTLTNNFPEFTGRICPAPCEGSCTLGVNGDPVAIREIELNIIEKAFSQGWTNPLEPRVRTGKKVAIVGSGPSGLAAAAELNSVGHDVTVFERDDEIGGLLRYGIPDFKLDKSIVQRRVDFMIEAGVSFKTNVNVGVDYSVDTLLSEFDAVALTGGSTIPRDLLVEGRELKGVHFAMDYLKQQNRRVSGKTIEASEINAKGKVVLVLGGGDTGSDCIGTAIRQGAKSVYQYEIMPKPPVDRDDTMPWPSYPRTLKTTTSHEEGCNRDWNITTRKFTGEDGEVTTLHASKVEWTRNEKGMQQMSEIPGSEFELKVDLVILAMGFLHPQHEGMLTDLALDFDNRGNVIVDDNYMTNLQGVFAAGDMKKGQSLVVWAIYEGRAVTKNIDKYLMGETSLRG; this is encoded by the coding sequence TTGGGAAAATTGTATGGTTTCAAAGAATTCAAAAGAGAAACTGCAAATAAACGCCCTGTAAAAGATAGAATTAAGGACTCTAAAGAATTATTCATAGAATTTCCAGTTGAAAAACTGCGTCAGCAAGGTGCAAGGTGCATGGAATGTGGTGTTCCTTTTTGTAACTGGAGTTGCCCTCTAGGAAACTTAATTCCAGATTGGAATGACATGGTATATAAAGAAAAATGGGAAAAAGCATATAACAGGTTAACCCTTACAAATAATTTCCCAGAGTTCACTGGCAGGATTTGTCCCGCCCCTTGTGAAGGTTCATGTACATTAGGAGTTAATGGAGACCCTGTTGCAATAAGGGAAATAGAATTAAATATTATAGAAAAAGCATTTTCACAAGGATGGACAAACCCTTTAGAGCCTAGAGTTCGGACTGGTAAAAAGGTCGCTATTGTTGGTTCGGGTCCATCGGGCCTTGCGGCAGCTGCTGAACTTAACTCTGTAGGCCATGATGTAACTGTTTTTGAAAGGGACGATGAAATAGGCGGGCTTTTAAGATATGGCATACCAGATTTTAAATTAGATAAAAGCATAGTTCAAAGAAGAGTGGATTTTATGATTGAGGCAGGAGTTAGCTTTAAAACTAATGTAAATGTCGGAGTTGATTATTCTGTAGACACTCTTTTATCTGAATTTGATGCAGTAGCTTTAACTGGTGGTAGTACAATTCCTAGAGATTTATTAGTTGAAGGCAGAGAATTAAAAGGTGTACATTTTGCTATGGATTATCTAAAACAACAAAATAGAAGAGTTTCAGGCAAAACAATAGAAGCTAGTGAGATAAATGCTAAAGGCAAAGTTGTACTGGTACTCGGAGGCGGAGATACTGGCTCAGATTGTATTGGAACTGCAATAAGGCAAGGAGCTAAGAGCGTATATCAATATGAAATTATGCCAAAGCCCCCTGTAGATAGAGACGACACAATGCCATGGCCTTCATACCCTAGAACACTAAAAACTACTACTTCTCATGAAGAAGGTTGCAACCGCGATTGGAATATTACTACAAGAAAATTCACTGGTGAAGATGGCGAAGTTACTACGCTCCATGCATCTAAAGTTGAGTGGACACGTAATGAAAAAGGTATGCAACAAATGAGTGAAATACCAGGTTCAGAATTTGAGCTCAAAGTTGACTTGGTTATTTTAGCTATGGGTTTCTTGCATCCACAACATGAAGGTATGCTTACGGACTTAGCTTTAGACTTTGATAACCGAGGAAACGTTATTGTAGATGATAATTATATGACTAATTTACAAGGCGTTTTTGCAGCTGGAGATATGAAAAAGGGCCAATCATTAGTTGTTTGGGCAATATATGAAGGTCGCGCAGTTACTAAAAATATTGATAAGTATTTAATGGGGGAAACTTCATTAAGGGGGTAA
- a CDS encoding ABC transporter ATP-binding protein — protein MIEINNVSFSFEQEVLKDISINIERGKFHTILGPNGSGKTTLLRILSKSLQPEKGEVFIDEKDLAQMKSKVLAKKIAVVPQSTEIEFDISVQDIVLMGRTPHISRFCSESEKDMGIAMKAMKMTNTWGLRNKSINALSGGERQRVVVARAIAQETGIILLDEPISHLDIHHQIEMMNQLKQLNENKNITIIAVLHDLNIAAAYGNHMILMHDCLVYKDGTPEEVLTEDIIKEVYGLDVYITKNPKTGKTFIMPF, from the coding sequence TTGATAGAGATAAATAACGTAAGTTTTTCCTTTGAACAGGAAGTATTAAAGGATATTAGTATAAACATAGAAAGAGGAAAATTTCACACTATTCTAGGTCCAAATGGTTCAGGTAAAACTACACTTCTAAGGATATTATCAAAATCACTGCAACCTGAAAAAGGTGAAGTTTTTATTGATGAAAAGGACTTAGCCCAAATGAAATCAAAGGTTTTAGCAAAGAAAATAGCAGTGGTACCGCAAAGCACAGAAATCGAATTCGATATTTCAGTACAAGATATAGTTCTTATGGGAAGAACGCCTCATATTTCTAGATTCTGCTCAGAAAGTGAAAAAGATATGGGAATAGCTATGAAAGCTATGAAAATGACAAACACTTGGGGTCTTAGAAATAAAAGCATAAATGCATTAAGTGGCGGAGAAAGACAACGAGTGGTAGTGGCAAGAGCGATTGCCCAAGAAACAGGAATAATTCTTTTAGATGAGCCTATTTCTCACCTAGACATTCATCATCAAATTGAAATGATGAATCAATTAAAACAATTAAATGAAAATAAAAACATAACAATTATTGCTGTGCTACATGATTTGAACATAGCGGCTGCATATGGCAATCATATGATACTAATGCATGATTGCTTAGTTTACAAAGATGGAACTCCAGAGGAAGTATTAACAGAAGATATAATTAAAGAGGTTTACGGATTAGATGTATATATAACTAAAAATCCTAAAACGGGTAAAACTTTTATTATGCCATTTTAG
- a CDS encoding ABC transporter substrate-binding protein yields the protein MFKRKSIISLVLAVFVCVVFSACGSKGENKGSLNTTKKETNAVVYPLKVVDSYDRTVIIEKEPKRIITIAPNITEGIYALGKGSSVVGRSDYDDYPAQALKVTSVGDLLQPSVEKIVELKPDVVIVSALFDKAIIKKLEALNIKVVALGGEENFNGVYDTMSKLGQVVNASGEAQTIVSDMKRKVAEITDKVKDAKKPTVYYVAGFGKSGDFTAGKDTFIGSMIDIAGGKNAAGDVVGWNYSVEKLVEKNPDVLICSKLYDSKKGIKATNGYKDLNAVKNGKLLEIDENIIVRQGPRLAEGLEAIAKLVHPELFK from the coding sequence ATGTTTAAAAGAAAAAGTATAATAAGTCTAGTTTTAGCTGTTTTTGTTTGTGTTGTATTTAGCGCGTGTGGCAGCAAAGGTGAGAATAAAGGGTCGCTTAATACTACTAAAAAGGAAACTAACGCTGTAGTATATCCGCTAAAGGTAGTTGACTCATATGATAGAACGGTTATCATTGAAAAAGAACCTAAAAGAATTATTACAATTGCACCAAATATAACAGAGGGAATATATGCACTTGGTAAAGGAAGCAGTGTAGTTGGTAGAAGTGATTACGATGATTACCCAGCTCAGGCCCTTAAGGTTACATCTGTTGGTGACTTATTGCAACCAAGTGTAGAGAAAATTGTTGAATTAAAACCTGATGTAGTTATTGTATCAGCTCTTTTTGATAAGGCTATTATTAAAAAATTAGAGGCTCTTAATATAAAGGTTGTAGCGCTTGGTGGTGAAGAAAATTTTAATGGTGTGTATGACACAATGTCAAAACTTGGTCAGGTTGTAAATGCTAGTGGGGAAGCCCAGACAATAGTATCAGATATGAAAAGGAAAGTTGCAGAAATAACTGATAAGGTTAAGGATGCTAAGAAGCCAACAGTGTACTATGTAGCAGGATTTGGCAAGAGTGGTGATTTTACAGCAGGAAAAGATACATTTATAGGTAGTATGATAGACATTGCTGGCGGAAAAAATGCTGCGGGCGACGTAGTTGGTTGGAACTACAGTGTAGAAAAGCTTGTAGAAAAGAATCCTGATGTGCTAATTTGTTCAAAGCTCTATGATTCAAAAAAAGGTATAAAAGCTACCAATGGTTACAAAGATTTGAATGCAGTTAAGAACGGCAAATTATTGGAGATTGATGAAAACATTATTGTTAGGCAGGGACCGAGACTTGCAGAAGGACTTGAAGCAATTGCTAAATTAGTTCATCCTGAACTTTTTAAATAA
- the cobU gene encoding bifunctional adenosylcobinamide kinase/adenosylcobinamide-phosphate guanylyltransferase, translating to MKKIILITGGARSGKSTYAEKLAKEEKGNVLYIATSIPFDDEMKDRVKKHKERRPANWYTFEGYKNLKQVFYNEEMQFDTILLDCITIMTTNLMFDEAGDKFDDLNNQAISAMEKGILQEVAVFLDEAEKNLKTIILVTNEIGSGIVPEYKMARVFRDIAGRVNQYIASRAQEVHMVVCGIPIKIK from the coding sequence ATGAAAAAAATTATACTTATAACAGGTGGAGCAAGGAGTGGGAAAAGTACATATGCTGAGAAGCTAGCCAAAGAAGAGAAGGGCAACGTACTTTATATTGCAACTTCAATTCCGTTTGATGATGAAATGAAGGACAGAGTAAAAAAACATAAAGAAAGAAGACCAGCTAATTGGTATACCTTTGAAGGCTATAAGAATTTAAAACAGGTATTCTATAACGAAGAAATGCAGTTTGATACGATTTTATTAGATTGTATTACAATAATGACTACAAATCTTATGTTTGATGAAGCGGGGGATAAGTTCGATGATCTTAATAATCAAGCTATAAGCGCAATGGAAAAAGGGATTTTACAAGAGGTAGCAGTATTTCTTGACGAAGCAGAAAAAAACTTAAAAACAATAATTCTTGTAACTAACGAAATTGGCTCTGGAATTGTACCAGAATACAAGATGGCAAGGGTTTTTAGAGATATTGCGGGTAGAGTTAATCAGTATATTGCATCAAGGGCTCAGGAAGTTCACATGGTGGTTTGTGGTATCCCAATTAAAATTAAATAA
- a CDS encoding FtsW/RodA/SpoVE family cell cycle protein → MDVGDNSKISEYIDYVCSYVKYKGAHKEIKQELSSHIEDIVGEYAEKGIVQEESVIRAVERMGDGEAVGKQLNIAHKGTPDWITLILTILLVNIGVALMYLMQYKNSFRSSDYLFKHSLLYAAIGTIGIVLLYFFDYRKLQKYSKHIFVGMCLLFTLSFFISHPINGSPFISVGRFTFDIKAISLYVFIIALAGIFNNDDWNKKMNLIKAVWYLIIPMLLMLAAQGLGYCGIYFITFIVLALKSNMKKRYVIYIVALNTICFLYYIISEPYRISRFFTFLHPFSDARGVGFLNVQMYEIAHTSGIFGHGFSANEALLKVPEMQSDFVFIYIVHTFGWLGAAVIISIIVSFIYRILHVSKYVRDNYGRLLISGLISIFIVQFATNILMNLNLFPMIGIPLPFISYGGSLGIINMVSVGIIMSVYRRRSLSNS, encoded by the coding sequence ATGGACGTAGGAGATAATTCTAAAATTAGTGAATATATAGATTATGTATGTTCTTATGTAAAGTATAAGGGAGCTCATAAAGAAATAAAACAAGAGCTATCCTCACATATTGAGGATATTGTAGGCGAATATGCTGAAAAAGGAATAGTACAAGAAGAATCAGTAATTAGAGCTGTTGAACGCATGGGAGATGGCGAAGCAGTAGGTAAACAGCTAAACATAGCACATAAGGGAACTCCGGATTGGATTACATTAATTTTAACCATACTACTCGTTAATATAGGTGTTGCATTGATGTATCTCATGCAATATAAAAATTCATTCAGAAGTAGTGATTATCTATTTAAGCACAGCTTATTATATGCTGCTATTGGTACTATAGGTATAGTATTATTATATTTCTTTGACTATAGAAAACTTCAAAAGTATTCGAAACATATCTTTGTAGGCATGTGCTTATTATTTACCTTATCATTTTTTATAAGCCACCCTATAAATGGAAGTCCTTTTATCAGTGTAGGAAGATTTACATTTGATATTAAAGCAATTAGTTTATATGTATTTATAATAGCACTAGCAGGTATATTCAATAACGATGACTGGAATAAAAAAATGAATTTAATTAAAGCTGTATGGTATTTAATTATTCCAATGCTTTTAATGCTAGCTGCTCAAGGATTAGGTTACTGTGGAATTTATTTTATTACATTTATAGTTTTAGCTCTTAAATCTAATATGAAAAAAAGATATGTAATTTACATTGTTGCACTTAATACTATTTGTTTTCTGTATTATATTATATCAGAACCATATAGAATAAGTAGGTTTTTTACTTTTTTACACCCATTCTCGGATGCGAGAGGAGTAGGGTTCTTGAATGTACAGATGTACGAAATAGCTCATACATCTGGAATTTTCGGACATGGGTTTTCTGCAAATGAGGCACTGTTAAAGGTACCTGAGATGCAATCAGACTTTGTTTTTATTTATATAGTACATACTTTTGGGTGGCTTGGAGCCGCGGTTATTATTTCTATTATTGTTTCTTTCATATATAGAATTCTACATGTTTCAAAATATGTTAGAGATAATTATGGACGATTACTTATAAGCGGTTTGATTAGTATATTTATAGTTCAATTCGCAACGAATATATTAATGAATCTAAATTTATTCCCTATGATAGGAATTCCACTTCCTTTCATAAGCTATGGAGGCTCTTTAGGGATTATTAATATGGTATCCGTAGGCATTATTATGAGTGTGTATAGAAGGCGAAGTTTATCCAATTCATGA